The following are from one region of the Gossypium hirsutum isolate 1008001.06 chromosome D03, Gossypium_hirsutum_v2.1, whole genome shotgun sequence genome:
- the LOC107927143 gene encoding uncharacterized protein produces the protein MQNKSKFLRMKESKKDSEKEVWDPIQIRSSSENPLVHGSSSRPIPKLMVWLILFVSFIYVIYTLKLLASSAEDSYDDIPFTSSLHRSLLNPNRTAEMTKEKASLHPHRDAREKQVGLLRMPKAPPRWRPTEIHDVVFGIAASSKLWQKRKEYIKIWYKPDRMRGVVWLDNRVKYSAEDNRTLPPVRFSSDTSKFQYTNSQGHRSAIRISRIVTETLSMKMDNVRWFVMGDDDTVFITENLIRVLRKYDHTQYYYIGSLSESHIQNIFFSYSMAYGGGGFAISYPLAKALSKMQDRCIQRYPGLYGSDDRMQACMAELGVPLTKELGFHQYDVYGNLFGLLAAHPVTPLVSLHHLDVVEPIYPNVTRVQALNHLMLPAKLDSAGIMQQSICYDKTRSWTISVSWGFTIQVFRGIFSPREIEMPSRTFLNWYKRADYTAYSFNTRPVSRNPCQKPFVFYMSSVGMHSKLNTTVSKYDRHRVPHPPCRWKMADPNNLQMVIVYRKPDPNLWNRSPRRNCCRVMKTKEPRTMEVDVGVCKEGEFSEI, from the exons ATGCAAAACAAGTCTAAATTTTTAAGAATGAAGGAGTCGAAGAAAGATTCAGAGAAAGAAGTGTGGGATCCGATTCAAATCAGGAGTTCATCGGAGAACCCACTTGTTCATGGGTCATCGTCAAGACCCATTCCCAAGCTTATGGTGTGGTTAATCCTTTTCGTTtcgtttatttatgttatttacaCTCTTAAGCTATTAGCCAGCTCGGCTGAAGATTCTTACGATGATATCCCTTTCACTTCATCGCTTCATCGGTCTCTATTAAATCCTAACCGAACGGCGGAGATGACAAAGGAGAAGGCGTCTCTTCACCCACATCGGGATGCTAGAGAAAAACAAGTGGGTTTATTACGAATGCCTAAAGCTCCGCCTAGATGGAGGCCGACGGAGATCCACGACGTCGTTTTTGGGATCGCGGCTTCTTCTAAGCTATGGCAAAAGAGGAAAGAGTACATCAAGATTTGGTACAAACCGGACCGAATGCGCGGTGTGGTTTGGCTGGACAATCGGGTGAAATACTCTGCCGAAGATAACCGGACCCTACCGCCGGTCCGGTTCTCCAGCGACACTTCGAAATTCCAGTATACGAACTCGCAGGGTCACCGGTCAGCGATTCGGATCTCGCGGATCGTGACGGAGACGTTGAGTATGAAGATGGATAACGTGAGGTGGTTCGTGATGGGTGACGATGACACCGTCTTCATCACCGAGAATCTCATTAGGGTTTTGAGGAAATACGACCACACTCAGTATTATTACATCGGAAGCTTATCGGAATCCCATATCCAGAACATATTTTTCTCTTACAGTATGGCTTACGGCGGCGGTGGGTTCGCCATTAGCTACCCTTTAGCCAAGGCCTTGTCGAAGATGCAAGACCGGTGTATTCAAAGGTACCCGGGATTGTACGGCTCCGATGATCGAATGCAAGCTTGTATGGCTGAACTCGGTGTCCCACTCACCAAGGAACTCGGTTTTCACCAG TACGACGTGTATGGGAACTTGTTCGGGCTACTTGCTGCACACCCTGTAACGCCTTTAGTATCGCTGCATCACCTCGATGTCGTCGAGCCTATTTACCCCAATGTGACCAGGGTTCAAGCTCTTAATCACCTTATGTTGCCTGCAAAGCTAGATTCAGCCGGGATCATGCAACAATCCATCTGCTACGACAAAACGAGAAGTTGGACCATATCGGTTTCGTGGGGTTTCACCATTCAAGTTTTTAGAGGAATCTTTTCTCCAAGGGAGATAGAAATGCCTTCGAGAACGTTCTTGAATTGGTATAAAAGAGCAGATTACACAGCGTATTCATTCAACACCCGCCCTGTTAGCCGAAACCCTTGCCAAAAGCCTTTCGTGTTTTACATGTCGAGCGTCGGAATGCATTCCAAACTGAACACAACCGTGAGCAAATATGATCGACACCGTGTTCCTCATCCTCCTTGCCGATGGAAAATGGCTGATCCTAACAATCTTCAAATGGTGATCGTCTACAGGAAACCTGACCCGAATCTATGGAATAGA TCACCGAGAAGAAACTGTTgtagggtgatgaaaacaaaggaGCCAAGAACAATGGAGGTGGATGTGGGTGTTTGTAAGGAAGGTGAATTTAGTGAAATATAG